The Primulina huaijiensis isolate GDHJ02 chromosome 17, ASM1229523v2, whole genome shotgun sequence genome window below encodes:
- the LOC140962522 gene encoding heat stress transcription factor A-7a-like → MSKHMISVVAGDINQEMVGNAGDGELIGVKEEPFVFLDETEYSGGGYNGKNGGEDEWGEESENLPKPLEGLREIGPPPFLKKTFEMVDDPQTDSIISWSGAGNSFVVWDSHTFATDLLPKHFKHNNFSSFVRQLNTYRFRKIDSDRWEFANEGFQRSKKHMLKHIKRRKQSPQIMRPHEAAAHPWQYPTSHGVDSELYKLGADQNALRQEIMKLRQQQECSQRYIAAMEERLHASEMQQKHMIIFMLKSLKDPMYLLDCVDRINRRRALNSGGILKRRRLSENSGSIDIEDKKFQVQEELSTIQSEIQTLFSPAESRSPVQDQKPESSSETNSSDNFILWEKLMEDDMIYEEEEGPEKQQSEDVRRTGELTALGFAY, encoded by the exons ATGAGCAAACACATGATCTCTGTAGTAGCTGGAGATATTAATCAAGAAATGGTGGGAAATGCGGGGGATGGAGAACTGATCGGTGTGAAGGAAGAACCCTTCGTGTTTCTTGATGAAACTGAGTATTCTGGAGGTGGGTATAACGGCAAGAATGGAGGTGAGGATGAATGGGGGGAGGAGTCGGAGAATCTCCCCAAGCCGTTAGAAGGGTTGAGAGAGATTGGGCCGCCGCCGTTTCTGAAGAAGACGTTTGAGATGGTGGATGATCCTCAGACGGACTCGATAATATCGTGGAGTGGTGCGGGGAATAGCTTCGTTGTGTGGGATTCGCACACTTTCGCCACCGATTTGCTCCCTAAGCATTTCAAGCACAACAATTTCTCCAGCTTCGTTCGCCAACTCAATACCTAT AGATTCAGGAAGATTGATTCGGACAGATGGGAATTTGCAAACGAAGGCTTTCAGAGAAGCAAGAAGCATATGCTGAAACACATCAAAAGAAGGAAGCAAAGTCCCCAAATCATGCGGCCACATGAAGCAGCAGCACATCCTTGGCAGTACCCCACAAGTCATGGAGTGGATTCAGAGCTTTACAAGCTCGGAGCTGACCAGAACGCACTGAGACAAGAAATCATGAAGCTAAGGCAGCAACAAGAGTGCTCGCAGCGCTACATAGCCGCCATGGAAGAGCGTCTTCACGCCTCCGAAATGCAGCAAAAACACATGATCATTTTCATGCTCAAGTCCTTGAAGGATCCCATGTATTTACTGGATTGTGTAGATAGGATTAACAGGAGAAGGGCACTAAACAGCGGAGGGATCTTGAAGAGGAGGAGGCTGTCTGAAAACTCGGGATCCATTGATATCGAGGACAAAAAGTTCCAAGTTCAGGAAGAGTTAAGTACCATCCAATCCGAAATTCAGACACTGTTCTCTCCCGCTGAATCGAGGAGCCCTGTACAAGACCAGAAGCCCGAATCATCCTCTGAAACGAACAGCTCCGACAATTTCATATTGTGGGAGAAACTTATGGAAGATGACATGATCTACGAGGAGGAAGAAGGCCCGGAAAAGCAACAATCTGAAGATGTACGTAGAACAGGGGAATTGACCGCATTGGGATTTGCATATTAG